A single window of Streptomyces aquilus DNA harbors:
- a CDS encoding aminotransferase class I/II-fold pyridoxal phosphate-dependent enzyme, which produces MLGGYRIEGRGAAEIAASVERAVGAGDLEPGQLLPPMRELAGELGVNPNTVAAAYRVLRERGVIETAGRRGSRVRPKPATTARESIRVEVPEGVRDVASGNPDPELLPALAGVFAAAAGHNDREPVMYGEAAMDPELARLARAALDADGVPDGPLAVASGSLDAIERVLAAHLKPGDTVAVEDPGWGSLLDLIPAIGLRTAPVGVDDEGPLPDDVRRALRSGARALIVTDRAQNPTGAAVTAARARALRAVLKQHPDTLLIEDDHGHGIVDLPLHPLAGTTRSWAFVRSAAKAYGPDLRLAVFTGDPVTVDRVRGRQRLGPGWVSRITQGAVARLWAEGAIDPKAVAAAYAARRDTLIAELAKRGVPAHGRSGLNVWIPVPDETGAVSRLLHAGWAVAPGARFRLDAAPGIRVTIARLTESETAPLAAAIAAAVGPGPGRGYV; this is translated from the coding sequence GTGCTAGGAGGATATCGGATCGAAGGGCGGGGCGCAGCCGAGATCGCGGCGAGCGTCGAGCGCGCGGTGGGTGCCGGTGATCTGGAGCCGGGTCAACTCCTGCCGCCCATGCGGGAGTTGGCGGGCGAGCTCGGGGTGAACCCGAACACGGTCGCGGCGGCGTACCGCGTCCTGCGCGAGCGCGGGGTGATCGAGACCGCGGGGCGCCGGGGCAGCCGCGTGCGGCCCAAGCCGGCCACGACCGCGCGGGAGTCGATCCGGGTGGAGGTGCCGGAGGGCGTACGGGACGTGGCGAGCGGCAACCCCGACCCGGAGCTGTTGCCCGCGCTGGCGGGAGTGTTCGCGGCGGCGGCCGGGCACAACGACCGGGAACCGGTGATGTACGGGGAGGCGGCCATGGACCCGGAGCTGGCCCGGCTCGCGCGCGCCGCGCTGGACGCCGACGGCGTCCCGGACGGGCCTCTCGCGGTGGCCTCCGGCTCCCTCGACGCGATCGAACGCGTCCTGGCGGCGCACCTCAAGCCGGGCGACACGGTCGCCGTCGAGGACCCGGGCTGGGGCAGCCTGCTGGACCTGATCCCGGCCATCGGACTGCGTACCGCTCCGGTCGGGGTGGACGACGAGGGTCCGCTCCCGGACGACGTCCGGCGGGCGCTGCGGTCGGGTGCGCGCGCCCTGATCGTCACCGACCGGGCTCAGAACCCGACCGGCGCCGCGGTGACCGCCGCACGCGCGCGTGCCCTGCGCGCCGTGCTGAAGCAGCACCCGGACACCCTCCTCATCGAGGACGACCACGGTCACGGCATCGTCGACCTGCCCCTGCATCCCTTGGCCGGCACCACCCGCAGCTGGGCGTTCGTCCGCTCGGCCGCCAAGGCCTACGGCCCCGACCTGCGGCTCGCCGTGTTCACGGGCGATCCCGTCACCGTCGACCGGGTGCGCGGGCGGCAGCGTCTCGGGCCCGGCTGGGTCAGCAGGATCACGCAGGGGGCGGTCGCCCGGCTGTGGGCCGAGGGGGCGATCGACCCGAAGGCGGTGGCGGCCGCGTACGCCGCCCGCCGCGACACCCTGATCGCGGAACTGGCGAAACGCGGCGTCCCCGCACACGGCCGCAGCGGCCTGAACGTCTGGATCCCGGTCCCCGACGAGACGGGCGCGGTCTCCCGCCTCCTGCACGCGGGCTGGGCGGTGGCCCCCGGAGCCCGCTTCCGACTGGACGCGGCCCCCGGCATCCGCGTCACGATC
- a CDS encoding pyridoxamine 5'-phosphate oxidase family protein has protein sequence MQGTTQPTTPQPAAYPATDRTVPTRSADRASYDKDVVHAILDEAYVCHLGFVRDGAPVVLPTLFARVGSRLYVHGSTGSRPLRMTGQADPGLPVCLTVTHVDALILARSAFHHSINYRSVVVHGTAYDVTDPEEKRLALDALVDHVVAGRSKDSRPANKKELAATAVIRLDLDEVSAKMRTGGVNDEPEDLALPHWAGVVPLRKGYDTPVGDPDLAPGTGLPDYLAAL, from the coding sequence ATGCAGGGGACCACGCAGCCGACGACACCACAGCCCGCCGCCTACCCGGCGACCGACCGCACGGTGCCCACCCGCTCCGCGGACCGTGCCTCGTACGACAAGGACGTCGTGCACGCGATACTCGACGAGGCCTACGTCTGCCACCTCGGCTTCGTCCGCGACGGCGCCCCGGTCGTGCTGCCGACGCTCTTCGCCCGGGTCGGCTCACGCCTCTACGTCCACGGCTCGACCGGCTCGCGCCCGCTGCGGATGACCGGCCAGGCCGACCCGGGTCTCCCGGTGTGCCTGACGGTCACGCACGTCGACGCGTTGATCCTGGCCCGCTCCGCCTTCCACCACTCGATCAACTACCGGTCCGTGGTGGTGCACGGCACCGCGTACGACGTGACGGACCCGGAGGAGAAGCGCCTCGCCCTGGACGCGCTCGTCGACCACGTCGTGGCGGGCCGGTCCAAGGACTCGCGGCCCGCCAACAAGAAGGAGCTGGCCGCCACCGCCGTCATCCGCCTCGACCTGGACGAGGTCTCCGCGAAGATGCGCACCGGCGGGGTGAACGACGAGCCCGAGGACCTCGCCCTCCCCCACTGGGCCGGTGTCGTCCCGCTGCGCAAGGGCTACGACACCCCGGTCGGCGACCCCGACCTGGCTCCCGGCACCGGCCTCCCCGACTACCTCGCGGCCCTGTGA
- a CDS encoding FMN-binding negative transcriptional regulator yields the protein MLIHPWDAPHADAEWQQWLAVRDFGTLVVNGPDGEPPYAQPLHFLYDAERGEVLTHLARPHPMWAALSAHPDVVLSVVDDYVYVPGPWQADPDVPAEHGTPTSFYAAVQLRCRAHVVDDPAEKAALLNRQVGHFQPEGGTAEVAVGEVPFDRLLSGLRGVRLEVTGVRAKFKYGGRRSAEVQDSIAVRLAERAGPRDAAARAHMLRRRVG from the coding sequence ATGCTGATCCATCCTTGGGACGCGCCGCACGCCGACGCGGAGTGGCAACAGTGGCTCGCGGTACGGGACTTCGGCACGCTCGTCGTCAACGGCCCGGACGGCGAGCCGCCGTACGCCCAGCCGCTGCACTTCCTGTACGACGCCGAGCGCGGCGAGGTCCTCACCCACCTGGCCCGCCCCCACCCGATGTGGGCGGCGCTGTCGGCGCACCCCGACGTCGTGCTGAGCGTGGTCGACGACTACGTGTACGTCCCCGGCCCCTGGCAGGCCGACCCGGACGTCCCGGCCGAGCACGGCACGCCGACCAGCTTCTACGCGGCCGTCCAACTCCGCTGCCGGGCCCATGTGGTGGACGACCCGGCCGAGAAGGCCGCGCTGCTCAACCGGCAGGTCGGCCACTTCCAGCCGGAGGGCGGTACGGCCGAAGTGGCGGTCGGCGAGGTGCCGTTCGACCGGCTGCTGTCGGGCCTGCGTGGGGTGCGGCTCGAAGTCACCGGCGTACGGGCGAAGTTCAAGTACGGGGGGCGGCGGAGCGCGGAGGTCCAGGACTCGATCGCCGTACGCCTCGCGGAGCGGGCGGGTCCGCGGGACGCGGCGGCGCGTGCGCACATGCTGCGCCGCCGCGTCGGCTGA
- a CDS encoding DMT family transporter has product MSNASAASSGLPVGRGLLYLIIAGVAWGTAGAVAALAYGVSDLGPVALSFWRCASGLVLLAAVRLLRPRTRTAARGPLGRTVWRAGVTGLGLAVFQTGYFAAVRSTGLAVATVVTLGAGPVLVALGARLTLRERLGRGGTVAVVGALAGLGVLTLGGGGSAVRPWGVLCGLASAAGGSAMTLLTRRWGRDGEADAAATSVGVFAVTSALLLPFALAEGLVPHTVEPGLLLWLLAYLAAVPTALAYALYFAGAAAVRSATVSVIMLLEPVSAAVLAVTLLGEHLTAPTLLGTFLMLGSVTGLAVAETRAVRRGEPVPV; this is encoded by the coding sequence GTGTCGAATGCTTCTGCTGCTTCTTCCGGCCTGCCCGTCGGGCGAGGCCTGCTCTATCTGATCATCGCCGGTGTCGCCTGGGGCACCGCGGGCGCGGTCGCCGCGCTGGCCTACGGGGTCAGCGATCTGGGGCCCGTCGCCCTGTCCTTCTGGCGCTGCGCGTCCGGGCTCGTGCTGCTGGCCGCCGTACGCCTGCTGCGCCCCCGGACCCGTACCGCCGCGCGCGGACCGCTGGGCCGCACGGTGTGGCGGGCGGGGGTCACGGGCCTCGGGCTCGCCGTGTTCCAGACCGGCTACTTCGCGGCCGTACGCTCCACCGGACTCGCCGTGGCCACCGTCGTCACGCTCGGCGCCGGGCCCGTCCTCGTCGCGCTCGGCGCCCGGCTCACGCTGCGGGAGCGGCTCGGGCGCGGTGGCACGGTCGCCGTCGTCGGGGCGCTCGCCGGGCTCGGCGTGCTGACCCTCGGGGGCGGGGGTTCCGCCGTACGGCCCTGGGGTGTGCTGTGCGGACTGGCCTCGGCGGCCGGGGGGTCCGCGATGACCCTGCTCACCCGCCGCTGGGGCCGTGACGGCGAGGCGGACGCGGCCGCCACGTCCGTCGGGGTGTTCGCCGTCACCAGCGCGCTGCTGCTGCCGTTCGCGCTGGCCGAGGGACTGGTCCCGCACACCGTCGAACCGGGCCTGCTGCTCTGGCTGTTGGCCTACCTCGCCGCCGTCCCCACGGCCCTCGCCTACGCCCTGTACTTCGCGGGCGCGGCGGCCGTACGGTCGGCGACGGTGTCCGTGATCATGCTGCTGGAGCCGGTCAGCGCGGCGGTGCTCGCCGTGACCCTGCTCGGTGAGCACCTGACGGCGCCCACCCTTCTCGGCACCTTCCTGATGCTGGGGTCGGTCACCGGGCTCGCGGTGGCCGAGACCCGCGCCGTGCGGCGCGGCGAGCCCGTACCGGTGTAG
- a CDS encoding EamA family transporter: protein MPVQTIDSSAGHRGRGVGLGLALASAVAFGGSGVAAKPLIEAGLDPLHVVWLRVAGAALVMLPLAVRHRALLRRRPALLAGFGLLGVAGVQAFYFASISRLPVGVALLIEYLAPALVLGWVRFVQRRPVTRAAAVGVVLAVGGLACVVEVWSGLSIDAVGLLLALGAACCQVGYFVLSDQGTDSGADTPDPLGVIAYGLLVGAAVLTVVARPWSMDWSVLGGTADMNGTSVAAALLLSWIVLVATVVAYVTGVVSVRRLSPQVATVVACLEAVVATVLAWVLLGEHLSAPQILGGVIVLLGAFIAQSSTPVKPSPDPVASGGPERELSRRSTAA, encoded by the coding sequence GTGCCGGTGCAGACGATTGACAGCAGTGCCGGTCACCGCGGCCGAGGGGTCGGGCTCGGGCTCGCCCTCGCGTCGGCGGTCGCCTTCGGAGGTTCCGGTGTCGCGGCCAAGCCGCTGATCGAGGCGGGCCTCGACCCGCTCCACGTGGTGTGGCTCCGGGTGGCCGGCGCGGCCCTGGTGATGCTGCCGCTCGCCGTGCGCCACCGGGCGCTGCTGCGCCGCCGCCCCGCCCTGCTCGCCGGGTTCGGACTGCTCGGCGTGGCCGGGGTGCAGGCGTTCTACTTCGCCTCGATCTCCCGGCTGCCGGTGGGAGTCGCGCTGCTCATCGAGTACCTCGCACCCGCCCTCGTGCTCGGCTGGGTGCGGTTCGTGCAGCGGCGGCCGGTCACGCGTGCCGCCGCGGTCGGCGTGGTCCTCGCCGTCGGCGGCCTCGCCTGTGTCGTCGAGGTCTGGTCGGGGCTGAGCATCGACGCGGTCGGCCTGCTGCTCGCGCTGGGCGCGGCCTGCTGCCAGGTCGGCTACTTCGTCCTGTCCGACCAGGGCACCGACTCCGGCGCCGACACTCCCGACCCGCTGGGCGTCATCGCGTACGGCCTCCTGGTCGGCGCCGCCGTCCTCACCGTCGTCGCCCGCCCGTGGTCGATGGACTGGTCCGTGCTCGGCGGCACCGCGGACATGAACGGCACCTCCGTCGCGGCCGCCCTGCTGCTGTCCTGGATCGTGCTCGTCGCCACGGTCGTCGCCTACGTCACCGGCGTGGTCTCCGTGCGCCGGCTCTCCCCGCAGGTCGCCACGGTCGTCGCCTGTCTGGAAGCGGTGGTCGCGACCGTGCTGGCCTGGGTCCTGCTCGGCGAGCACCTGTCCGCCCCGCAGATCCTCGGCGGCGTGATCGTCCTGCTCGGTGCCTTCATCGCGCAGTCCTCGACCCCGGTCAAGCCGTCCCCGGACCCGGTGGCGAGCGGCGGGCCGGAAAGGGAGTTGTCCCGCCGCTCGACGGCTGCCTAG
- a CDS encoding Clp protease N-terminal domain-containing protein — protein sequence MQPRIPRQSVSEPGGHRADHDVRLGEELAAVVSGARRRAVRDGDRQIDTAHLLHSLLEHDPEVRAVFEGGPQLARLLAYLVQRSIGYGLRWQGSVEDSGAVPVVTEADGLSPLAAGAMEYAHERAAGRGVDRANGVDLLAAVVTDPEARAVEVLTRAGIDTEALLTGLEGRVPDSH from the coding sequence GTGCAACCCCGTATACCCCGGCAGTCGGTGAGCGAGCCGGGAGGTCATCGCGCGGACCACGATGTCCGGCTCGGCGAGGAGCTGGCAGCGGTGGTCTCCGGCGCGCGCCGGCGTGCGGTCAGGGACGGGGACCGGCAGATCGACACGGCCCATCTGCTGCACTCCCTCCTGGAGCACGACCCCGAGGTGCGGGCCGTCTTCGAGGGCGGACCGCAGCTCGCCCGGCTGCTCGCCTATCTCGTGCAGCGCAGCATCGGCTACGGGCTGCGCTGGCAGGGCAGCGTCGAGGACTCCGGGGCGGTGCCCGTGGTGACGGAGGCGGACGGTCTCTCGCCGCTGGCGGCGGGCGCGATGGAGTACGCCCACGAGCGCGCCGCCGGTCGCGGCGTGGACCGGGCGAACGGCGTCGACCTGCTCGCGGCGGTCGTCACCGATCCCGAGGCCCGTGCCGTCGAGGTACTGACCCGGGCCGGCATCGACACGGAAGCGCTGCTGACGGGACTTGAGGGCCGCGTCCCGGACAGCCACTAG
- a CDS encoding type II toxin-antitoxin system Rv0910 family toxin, whose translation MAEVSAEARIEAPAEKVWGRLTDWSSYGEWNATHTSFPEGGPKSLEVGGTYQENMKLMGFPAEVEWTIDELEPARVFATKGKGPMAVSLVNRYTLVPDGEATTVRIDSEFTGAAVSLMAGKLKDSATAALNESLRKLAGLVA comes from the coding sequence ATGGCCGAAGTCAGCGCGGAGGCACGGATCGAGGCGCCGGCCGAGAAGGTGTGGGGCCGGCTCACGGACTGGTCGTCGTACGGAGAGTGGAACGCCACCCACACCAGCTTCCCCGAGGGCGGCCCGAAGAGCCTCGAAGTGGGCGGGACGTACCAGGAGAACATGAAGTTGATGGGCTTCCCGGCCGAGGTCGAGTGGACCATCGACGAGTTGGAACCGGCCCGGGTGTTCGCCACGAAGGGCAAGGGGCCGATGGCGGTGAGCCTGGTCAACCGCTACACGCTCGTCCCGGACGGCGAGGCCACGACGGTCCGGATCGACAGTGAGTTCACGGGCGCGGCGGTGTCCCTGATGGCGGGCAAGCTCAAGGACTCGGCGACGGCCGCGCTGAACGAGTCGCTGCGGAAGCTGGCGGGACTGGTGGCCTGA